The following coding sequences are from one Megachile rotundata isolate GNS110a chromosome 13, iyMegRotu1, whole genome shotgun sequence window:
- the LOC100882720 gene encoding uncharacterized protein LOC100882720 isoform X2 yields the protein MSGSDNEDGQCNRSRESNTVMMGDVLTKKHTDNAPCNGCINADSDLTRQNNDRVVDYTEDVVRSPVVADSVPVASVTLDENAVDEFIKGARSPESIKQTALRMNSDVVDENSSGNTSIDNPSRGKESCSCDTYKAKRELFKAELQKAMKFKNLWREIQQHIRGCFNVALETSRIPGGLQFHHNVFSYAMDDVHEIVLQLCKRDPHQLFMRLVNLTQGFVIEVKVRLLALLHDRSVNNLAEIFLTGLLDDYDALISTASKITEFVKPLTDHLCKFNLSWECFIKKLYQIYVYDDPLVQNNLPSFIEQLKKLVPLKGLEYRGLVFRYLPFYDEMALIADLWLETESWMDMYNAEQTVRMTRLKQIREAWELFTATRKVMEQRVTNVENELQENDRQLSTVVPQTKAAVSETDSRPLSPVPDFNLELLSMLPNIEIVQILLDDWNKTQPQKLADIAGVLTSADVYTNGQDNNDYTRTWCYLAPFRSIRVHNEDACTENGVEEGRNCECHVCTGLSSFLIVNKNDAENLVLPLENSFPQFTIDFLEDPANYSVTQVKKKVEDIETKEIQSEEKELSIREDVDFRAFDPQPCSCVYQHAREITERKPVLENPPCPCLLNFKRKCDTCPCLTKTNAVSEVVVPNGHPKPVSPPTVKANQEPNKPAVKTGSTQSAQTQTRHSTTQTPNSSHNHTTHQGATHSHTHGPLPDLVKNTGPTHRPHAQNSHPSCACRKQANVEHIKRVSCNDLSSGDGDCSDSGSSQEDSCSTSSSAQRDSSRHCDCCYCEVFGHGVPSVAPVSRNYNEMRERLRQLLTKKKAKKCKATCSPSKSPSEPLSTTTNTETKIVTNTAPRSNTPVATVPPMQPDQRDQRDLEELLEFIEGNQNGKKDNNKKAEKKARQKQRKLEEKLKRDRQEAERQKLIELQKKTPEVTITVVDPQKPVPQRLLPQCNLPEVSILPTSPPITLPIVKQLSNKKKDKQEVCSNSSNISSSSCSSSSSSSSSSSNSSINSKTKTAPVNTNTKNKSIIANKVDKTMVHGQTNKTTTKNDKMEVSSKNNKTQMNNNGINVKNNANNVTEKSLTVDSNDKKLTKKERKKLKKEMKKMEEAKTKEIKKPVQTESQPQIVTIKRVMESNSAEPTVTITLKGQTPAEDKVLFTLVNGQTKEVASLKLDNEQNQNISGKKKKAKSNNNNNNNNTNNNNNIHSLQSGNKQQQINNSKQQVQNKICDTKNIKQSNKGKQLDEKKVQQQNITEIKTKSKKDKKNTENKENVLQQNAVNKNKSQQQNVPNKKQNKMNTPPQTPASQKSSQNLTITNDNNKKSKVQQQEKNNLVNKNNKNVSSNVTVKQTKNDNQKVQNKVSNQTTTVKQRSEIQSIPQERVNSPLSNQFKDIGANSKINIENLKLPPGITITKVDAPAKPLPIRSAPLPKPVNPPKQTTIIAAPMSGVQSSYASPQAGGNVIVVDTGKLKQDLLPKSAEKDVLKETQQSQSSSSKKKKKKNKNAANSGNTNQTTVQSDPFTNDHPDEPARILHNPNTNMVTIRNPAFGPMKVPPTQQAAIIKVSENGMVTIRSPALQQAINAGLTSPPKPDYIVKGDLSKTTTDNSNLKHPNGIIPSSLAELRSRLTPDCTALSGLANIQISKVTNGQPIPENGINLKGTSVTLTKVRTDTSMEDVQNAKTAVREAINASIAVSSSEKSKKKKKRGTGTRQCGDDWNLVDRVFCRERIHAQRYRPRGRGNGRCRAGAGSLQKILPAVGAAAAEGESQSQHQGHRAEEEVILVVVVVVVILGGYRRHRCGLISLLV from the exons ATGAGCGGCAGCGACAACGAGGACGGTCAATGCAACAGGAGTAGAGAAAGCAACACAGTAATGATGGGTGACGTTCTCACTAAGAAACACACAGATAATGCTCCTTGCAACGGCTGCATCAACGCAGACAGCGATTTAACGCGACAAAACAACGACCGGGTTGTTGATTACACGGAGGACGTTGTCAGGTCTCCTGTTGTCGCAGACTCGGTTCCTGTCGCG AGCGTGACACTAGACGAAAACGCGGTTGATGAGTTTATCAAAGGTGCGAGGAGTCCCGAGAGCATCAAGCAAACCGCGTTGAGAATGAATTCGGATGTTGTCGATGAGAATTCGAGCGGCAACACGAGTATTGATAATCCCTCTAGGGGAAAGGAATCGTGTTCCTGTGATACGTATAAAGCAAAGAG AGAGTTGTTTAAAGCGGAGCTACAGAAGGccatgaaatttaagaatttatggagGGAGATACAGCAACATATAAGGGGTTGTTTCAATGTTGCTTTGGAAACATCTCGTATTCCGGGAGGTTTACAATTTCATCATAATGTATTTTCTTATGCAATGGACGACGTGCATGAAATTGTTTTACA ACTGTGTAAAAGAGACCCTCATCAGTTGTTTATGAGGCTAGTGAATTTGACACAAGGATTTGTTATAGAAGTAAAAGTTCGATTATTAGCTCTCCTACATGATCGTAGTGTAAATAATTTAGCAGAAATTTTTCTTACAG GTCTTTTAGATGATTATGATGCGTTGATATCAACAGCATCAAAGATTACAGAATTTGTAAAACCTTTGACAGATCATctgtgtaaatttaatttatcttgGGAATGTTTTATTAAGAAGTTGTATCAAATCTATGTATATGATGATCCGTTGGTGCAAAATAATTTGCCATCTTTTATTGAACAGTTAAAAAAACTTGTGCCTTTAAAAGGCTTAGAGTATCGAGGTCTAGTTTTTCGATATTTACCATTCTATGATGAAATGGCACTAATAGCGGATCTGTGGTTAGAGACTGAGTCATGGATGGACATGTATAA TGCAGAACAAACAGTTCGGATGACAAGGCTTAAACAAATaagggaagcttgggaattatTTACGGCGACGAGGAAGGTCATGGAGCAACGAGTGACGAATGTTGAAAA TGAATTACAAGAAAATGACAGGCAACTTTCAACAGTTGTACCGCAAACTAAAGCTGCTGTATCGGAAACTGATAGTAGGCCTCTTAGTCCAGTTCCGGATTTTAATTTAGAGTTACTTAGTATGCTTCCAAATATCGAGATAGTTCAAATTTTATTGGATGATTGGAACAAAACTCAGCCTCAAAAATTAGCCGATATAGCAGGTGTATTGACTAGCGCGGACGTTTATACCAATGGACAAGATAACAATGATTATACTCGTACATGGTGTTATTTAGCTCCGTTTAGGTCAATCAG GGTGCATAACGAAGACGCGTGTACGGAGAATGGTGTAGAGGAGGGAAGAAACTGCGAATGTCACGTGTGTACAGGACTTTCGTCATTTctaatt GTTAATAAAAATGACGCGGAAAACTTAGTATTACCGTTAGAAAATTCTTTTCCACAGTTCACAATTGATTTTTTAG aAGACCCAGCGAATTATTCTGTCACACAAGTGAAGAAAAAAGTGGAAGATATAGAAACGAAAGAAATACAAAGCGAAGAGAAAGAATTAAGTATAAGAGAAGATGTCGATTTTAGAGCATTCGACCCTCAACCTTGTTCGTGCGTGTATCAGCACGCGAGGGAAATAACAGAGAGGAAGCCGGTGCTAGAAAATCCTCCTTGTccgtgtttattaaattttaaaaggaaATGTGACACCTGTCCTTGTTTAACGAAAACTAATg CTGTGTCTGAAGTTGTCGTACCAAACGGTCATCCAAAGCCAGTATCGCCTCCTACTGTGAAGGCTAATCAAGAACCAAATAAACCTGCCGTGAAAACAGGTTCTACACAGTCTGCTCAAACACAAACGAGGCATTCTACAACGCAGACGCCGAATtccagtcataatcacacaacgcATCAAG GTGCCACTCATTCACATACGCATGGACCCTTGCCAGACCTAGTAAAAAATACAGGACCCACACACAGACCTCATGCACAGAATAGTCATCCGTCGTGCGCTTGTCGCAAACAAGCTAATGTCGAACACATAAAGAGAGTGTCCTGTAACGATT tAAGTTCTGGAGATGGAGATTGTTCGGATTCAGGAAGTAGTCAAGAAGACTCTTGTTCTACTAGTAGTTCTGCACAAAGAGATTCGAGTAGGCATTGCGATTGTTGTTACTGTGAAGTTTTTGGACATGGGGTT CCCTCTGTAGCACCAGTTAGCCGAAATTATAACGAAATGAGGGAACGATTACGGCAATTACTGACCAAGAAGAAAGCTAAGAAATGCAAGGCTACGTGTAGCCCGTCGAAGAGCCCTTCGGAACCGTTATCAACCACCACGAATACGGAAACGAAGATAGTAACGAACACGGCACCTAGATCGAATACTCCAGTGGCGACTGTTCCTCCGATGCAGCCGGATCAACGAGATCAGAGGGATTTGGAGGAGCTGCTCGAGTTCATTGAGGGAAACCAGAATGGAAAGAAAGATAACAATAAAAAAGCTGAGAAAAAGGCCAGACAAAAACAGAGGAAG CTCGAGGAGAAGCTGAAGAGGGACAGACAAGAAGCAGAGAGACAAAAGTTGATAGAGTTACAGAAAAAAACACCGGAAGTAACGATTACTGTTGTAGATCCGCAAAAACCCGTTCCTCAAAGATTATTACCTCAGTGTAATCTACCCGAAGTATCTATTTTACCTACATCACCGCCAATAACGTTGCCGATCGTAAAGCAATTAAGTAATAAAAAGAAAGACAAACAAGAAGTTTGTAGCAATAGTAGTAATATCAGTAGCAGTAGCTGTAGCAGCAGCagcagtagtagtagtagtagtagtaacagtagtatAAATAGCAAAACGAAGACTGCACCTGTGAATACAAATACAAAGAACAAAAGTATTATTGCTAATAAAGTTGACAAGACTATGGTTCACGGTCAAACGAATAAGACGACGacgaaaaatgataaaatggaaGTTAGtagtaaaaataacaaaacacaGATGAATAACAATGGCataaacgttaaaaataatgcaaataatgtcacggagaagtCTTTAACTGTTGACTCGAACGATAAGAAATTaacgaagaaagagagaaaaaagttGAAGAAAGAGATGAAGAAGATGGAGGAGGCAAAAACAAAGGAAATAAAGAAACCGGTTCAGACGGAGAGTCAACCACAGATCGTGACAATTAAAAGGGTTATGGAATCAAATAGTGCTGAACCTACAGTAACAATTACCTTAAAGGGTCAAACACCAGCGGAAGATAAAGTTTTGTTCACGTTGGTAAACGGTCAGACTAAGGAGGTTGCTTCCCTGAAACTGGATAACGAGCAGAACCAGAACATCAGCGGCAAGAAGAAAAAAGCTAAAtcaaataataacaacaataataataataccaacaacaataacaatattcATTCACTGCAATCTGGAAACAAGCaacaacaaattaataattctaaACAACAGGTACAAAACAAGATCTGTGATACCAAAAACATAAAACAGTCGAACAAAGGGAAACAGTTGGACGAGAAGAAAGTTCAGCAGCAGAATATAACCGAAATTAAAACGAAGTCCAAGAAAGATAAGAAAAATACTGAGAATAAGGAGAATGTGCTTCAACAGAACGCAGTAAACAAGAACAAAAGTCAACAGCAGAATGTTCCGAATAAGAAACAGAATAAGATGAACACTCCACCTCAAACACCGGCGTCTCAGAAGTCTTCGCAAAACTTGACTATCacaaatgataacaataaaaagTCAAAGGTTCAGCAGCAGGAGAAAAACAATCTGgtgaataagaataataagaatgtaAGCTCCAATGTCACGGTTAAACAAACGAAGAATGATAATCAAAAAGTTCAGAATAAGGTTTCAAATCAGACGACGACGGTAAAACAGCGATCGGAGATTCAATCCATACCCCAAGAACGTGTTAATTCACCGTTGAGTAATCAGTTCAAAGATATCGGCGCCAATTCTAAGATCAATATAGAGAATTTAAAACTACCACCTGGCATTACCATAACGAAGGTCGATGCTCCTGCGAAGCCTTTGCCAATCAGATCGGCACCTTTGCCCAAACCAGTGAATCCTCCTAAACAAACTACGATAATCGCTGCACCGATGAGCGGTGTTCAGTCCAGTTACGCGAGTCCTCAAGCGGGTGGAAATGTGATCGTAGTGGACACGGGAAAATTGAAGCAGGATCTTCTGCCCAAGTCCGCAGAAAAAG ACGTGCTTAAAGAAACACAACAAAGCCAAAGCAGTAGTagtaagaaaaagaagaagaagaacaagaACGCGGCCAACTCTGGTAACACGAATCAAACCACAGTACAAAGTGACCCCTTTACGAATGACCACCCGGACGAACCAGCCAGAATACTTCATAACCCAAACACGAACATGGTAACCATAAGGAACCCTGCGTTCGGTCCAATGAAGGTACCACCCACGCAACAGGCAGCCATCATAAAGGTGTCAGAGAATGGTATGGTCACCATACGAAGTCCAGCATTGCAACAGGCGATCAATGCTGGCCTCACGTCGCCGCCAAAGCCGGACTATATCGTGAAGGGTGATCTATCTAAAACGACGACGGATAACTCGAACTTGAAGCACCCTAACGGTATCATTCCCTCGAGTTTGGCGGAACTGCGAAGCAGGCTGACGCCAGATTGCACGGCGCTGAGTGGTCTCGCTAACATTCAGATCAGTAAAGTAACGAATGGTCAACCGATTCCGGAGAACGGGATCAACCTAAAGGGGACCAGCGTGACCCTGACCAAAGTGAGGACGGACACCAGCATGGAAGATGTTCAGAACGCTAAGACTGCTGTCAGGGAAGCGATAAACGCGTCCATTGCGGTGTCGAGTAGCGAAAAGagcaagaaaaagaagaaacgtgGAACTGGCACGAGACAGTGCGGGGATGACTGGAACCTCGTTG ACCGTGTCTTTTGCAGAGAGCGTATTCACGCCCAAAGATATAGACCTCGAGGACGGGGAAATGGACGATGCCGAGCGGGAGCTGGAAGCCTTCAAAAGATTCTGCCTGCAGTCGGTGCCGCCGCCGCGGAAGGAGAAAGTCAATCTCAACATCAAGGACATCGTGCTGAAGAAGAAGTCatcctcgtcgtcgtcgtcgtcgtcgtcatccTCGGCGGCTACCGCCGTCATCGCTGCGGATTGATTTCTCTTCTCGTCTAA
- the LOC100882720 gene encoding uncharacterized protein LOC100882720 isoform X4 — protein sequence MSGSDNEDGQCNRSRESNTVMMGDVLTKKHTDNAPCNGCINADSDLTRQNNDRVVDYTEDVVRSPVVADSVPVASVTLDENAVDEFIKGARSPESIKQTALRMNSDVVDENSSGNTSIDNPSRGKESCSCDTYKAKRELFKAELQKAMKFKNLWREIQQHIRGCFNVALETSRIPGGLQFHHNVFSYAMDDVHEIVLQLCKRDPHQLFMRLVNLTQGFVIEVKVRLLALLHDRSVNNLAEIFLTGLLDDYDALISTASKITEFVKPLTDHLCKFNLSWECFIKKLYQIYVYDDPLVQNNLPSFIEQLKKLVPLKGLEYRGLVFRYLPFYDEMALIADLWLETESWMDMYNAEQTVRMTRLKQIREAWELFTATRKVMEQRVTNVENELQENDRQLSTVVPQTKAAVSETDSRPLSPVPDFNLELLSMLPNIEIVQILLDDWNKTQPQKLADIAGVLTSADVYTNGQDNNDYTRTWCYLAPFRSIRVHNEDACTENGVEEGRNCECHVCTGLSSFLIVNKNDAENLVLPLENSFPQFTIDFLEDPANYSVTQVKKKVEDIETKEIQSEEKELSIREDVDFRAFDPQPCSCVYQHAREITERKPVLENPPCPCLLNFKRKCDTCPCLTKTNAVSEVVVPNGHPKPVSPPTVKANQEPNKPAVKTGSTQSAQTQTRHSTTQTPNSSHNHTTHQAGATHSHTHGPLPDLVKNTGPTHRPHAQNSHPSCACRKQANVEHIKRVSCNDLSSGDGDCSDSGSSQEDSCSTSSSAQRDSSRHCDCCYCEVFGHGVPSVAPVSRNYNEMRERLRQLLTKKKAKKCKATCSPSKSPSEPLSTTTNTETKIVTNTAPRSNTPVATVPPMQPDQRDQRDLEELLEFIEGNQNGKKDNNKKAEKKARQKQRKLEEKLKRDRQEAERQKLIELQKKTPEVTITVVDPQKPVPQRLLPQCNLPEVSILPTSPPITLPIVKQLSNKKKDKQEVCSNSSNISSSSCSSSSSSSSSSSNSSINSKTKTAPVNTNTKNKSIIANKVDKTMVHGQTNKTTTKNDKMEVSSKNNKTQMNNNGINVKNNANNVTEKSLTVDSNDKKLTKKERKKLKKEMKKMEEAKTKEIKKPVQTESQPQIVTIKRVMESNSAEPTVTITLKGQTPAEDKVLFTLVNGQTKEVASLKLDNEQNQNISGKKKKAKSNNNNNNNNTNNNNNIHSLQSGNKQQQINNSKQQVQNKICDTKNIKQSNKGKQLDEKKVQQQNITEIKTKSKKDKKNTENKENVLQQNAVNKNKSQQQNVPNKKQNKMNTPPQTPASQKSSQNLTITNDNNKKSKVQQQEKNNLVNKNNKNVSSNVTVKQTKNDNQKVQNKVSNQTTTVKQRSEIQSIPQERVNSPLSNQFKDIGANSKINIENLKLPPGITITKVDAPAKPLPIRSAPLPKPVNPPKQTTIIAAPMSGVQSSYASPQAGGNVIVVDTGKLKQDLLPKSAEKDVLKETQQSQSSSSKKKKKKNKNAANSGNTNQTTVQSDPFTNDHPDEPARILHNPNTNMVTIRNPAFGPMKVPPTQQAAIIKVSENGMVTIRSPALQQAINAGLTSPPKPDYIVKGDLSKTTTDNSNLKHPNGIIPSSLAELRSRLTPDCTALSGLANIQISKVTNGQPIPENGINLKGTSVTLTKVRTDTSMEDVQNAKTAVREAINASIAVSSSEKSKKKKKRGTGTRQCGDDWNLVESVFTPKDIDLEDGEMDDAERELEAFKRFCLQSVPPPRKEKVNLNIKDIVLKKKSSSSSSSSSSSSAATAVIAAD from the exons ATGAGCGGCAGCGACAACGAGGACGGTCAATGCAACAGGAGTAGAGAAAGCAACACAGTAATGATGGGTGACGTTCTCACTAAGAAACACACAGATAATGCTCCTTGCAACGGCTGCATCAACGCAGACAGCGATTTAACGCGACAAAACAACGACCGGGTTGTTGATTACACGGAGGACGTTGTCAGGTCTCCTGTTGTCGCAGACTCGGTTCCTGTCGCG AGCGTGACACTAGACGAAAACGCGGTTGATGAGTTTATCAAAGGTGCGAGGAGTCCCGAGAGCATCAAGCAAACCGCGTTGAGAATGAATTCGGATGTTGTCGATGAGAATTCGAGCGGCAACACGAGTATTGATAATCCCTCTAGGGGAAAGGAATCGTGTTCCTGTGATACGTATAAAGCAAAGAG AGAGTTGTTTAAAGCGGAGCTACAGAAGGccatgaaatttaagaatttatggagGGAGATACAGCAACATATAAGGGGTTGTTTCAATGTTGCTTTGGAAACATCTCGTATTCCGGGAGGTTTACAATTTCATCATAATGTATTTTCTTATGCAATGGACGACGTGCATGAAATTGTTTTACA ACTGTGTAAAAGAGACCCTCATCAGTTGTTTATGAGGCTAGTGAATTTGACACAAGGATTTGTTATAGAAGTAAAAGTTCGATTATTAGCTCTCCTACATGATCGTAGTGTAAATAATTTAGCAGAAATTTTTCTTACAG GTCTTTTAGATGATTATGATGCGTTGATATCAACAGCATCAAAGATTACAGAATTTGTAAAACCTTTGACAGATCATctgtgtaaatttaatttatcttgGGAATGTTTTATTAAGAAGTTGTATCAAATCTATGTATATGATGATCCGTTGGTGCAAAATAATTTGCCATCTTTTATTGAACAGTTAAAAAAACTTGTGCCTTTAAAAGGCTTAGAGTATCGAGGTCTAGTTTTTCGATATTTACCATTCTATGATGAAATGGCACTAATAGCGGATCTGTGGTTAGAGACTGAGTCATGGATGGACATGTATAA TGCAGAACAAACAGTTCGGATGACAAGGCTTAAACAAATaagggaagcttgggaattatTTACGGCGACGAGGAAGGTCATGGAGCAACGAGTGACGAATGTTGAAAA TGAATTACAAGAAAATGACAGGCAACTTTCAACAGTTGTACCGCAAACTAAAGCTGCTGTATCGGAAACTGATAGTAGGCCTCTTAGTCCAGTTCCGGATTTTAATTTAGAGTTACTTAGTATGCTTCCAAATATCGAGATAGTTCAAATTTTATTGGATGATTGGAACAAAACTCAGCCTCAAAAATTAGCCGATATAGCAGGTGTATTGACTAGCGCGGACGTTTATACCAATGGACAAGATAACAATGATTATACTCGTACATGGTGTTATTTAGCTCCGTTTAGGTCAATCAG GGTGCATAACGAAGACGCGTGTACGGAGAATGGTGTAGAGGAGGGAAGAAACTGCGAATGTCACGTGTGTACAGGACTTTCGTCATTTctaatt GTTAATAAAAATGACGCGGAAAACTTAGTATTACCGTTAGAAAATTCTTTTCCACAGTTCACAATTGATTTTTTAG aAGACCCAGCGAATTATTCTGTCACACAAGTGAAGAAAAAAGTGGAAGATATAGAAACGAAAGAAATACAAAGCGAAGAGAAAGAATTAAGTATAAGAGAAGATGTCGATTTTAGAGCATTCGACCCTCAACCTTGTTCGTGCGTGTATCAGCACGCGAGGGAAATAACAGAGAGGAAGCCGGTGCTAGAAAATCCTCCTTGTccgtgtttattaaattttaaaaggaaATGTGACACCTGTCCTTGTTTAACGAAAACTAATg CTGTGTCTGAAGTTGTCGTACCAAACGGTCATCCAAAGCCAGTATCGCCTCCTACTGTGAAGGCTAATCAAGAACCAAATAAACCTGCCGTGAAAACAGGTTCTACACAGTCTGCTCAAACACAAACGAGGCATTCTACAACGCAGACGCCGAATtccagtcataatcacacaacgcATCAAG CAGGTGCCACTCATTCACATACGCATGGACCCTTGCCAGACCTAGTAAAAAATACAGGACCCACACACAGACCTCATGCACAGAATAGTCATCCGTCGTGCGCTTGTCGCAAACAAGCTAATGTCGAACACATAAAGAGAGTGTCCTGTAACGATT tAAGTTCTGGAGATGGAGATTGTTCGGATTCAGGAAGTAGTCAAGAAGACTCTTGTTCTACTAGTAGTTCTGCACAAAGAGATTCGAGTAGGCATTGCGATTGTTGTTACTGTGAAGTTTTTGGACATGGGGTT CCCTCTGTAGCACCAGTTAGCCGAAATTATAACGAAATGAGGGAACGATTACGGCAATTACTGACCAAGAAGAAAGCTAAGAAATGCAAGGCTACGTGTAGCCCGTCGAAGAGCCCTTCGGAACCGTTATCAACCACCACGAATACGGAAACGAAGATAGTAACGAACACGGCACCTAGATCGAATACTCCAGTGGCGACTGTTCCTCCGATGCAGCCGGATCAACGAGATCAGAGGGATTTGGAGGAGCTGCTCGAGTTCATTGAGGGAAACCAGAATGGAAAGAAAGATAACAATAAAAAAGCTGAGAAAAAGGCCAGACAAAAACAGAGGAAG CTCGAGGAGAAGCTGAAGAGGGACAGACAAGAAGCAGAGAGACAAAAGTTGATAGAGTTACAGAAAAAAACACCGGAAGTAACGATTACTGTTGTAGATCCGCAAAAACCCGTTCCTCAAAGATTATTACCTCAGTGTAATCTACCCGAAGTATCTATTTTACCTACATCACCGCCAATAACGTTGCCGATCGTAAAGCAATTAAGTAATAAAAAGAAAGACAAACAAGAAGTTTGTAGCAATAGTAGTAATATCAGTAGCAGTAGCTGTAGCAGCAGCagcagtagtagtagtagtagtagtaacagtagtatAAATAGCAAAACGAAGACTGCACCTGTGAATACAAATACAAAGAACAAAAGTATTATTGCTAATAAAGTTGACAAGACTATGGTTCACGGTCAAACGAATAAGACGACGacgaaaaatgataaaatggaaGTTAGtagtaaaaataacaaaacacaGATGAATAACAATGGCataaacgttaaaaataatgcaaataatgtcacggagaagtCTTTAACTGTTGACTCGAACGATAAGAAATTaacgaagaaagagagaaaaaagttGAAGAAAGAGATGAAGAAGATGGAGGAGGCAAAAACAAAGGAAATAAAGAAACCGGTTCAGACGGAGAGTCAACCACAGATCGTGACAATTAAAAGGGTTATGGAATCAAATAGTGCTGAACCTACAGTAACAATTACCTTAAAGGGTCAAACACCAGCGGAAGATAAAGTTTTGTTCACGTTGGTAAACGGTCAGACTAAGGAGGTTGCTTCCCTGAAACTGGATAACGAGCAGAACCAGAACATCAGCGGCAAGAAGAAAAAAGCTAAAtcaaataataacaacaataataataataccaacaacaataacaatattcATTCACTGCAATCTGGAAACAAGCaacaacaaattaataattctaaACAACAGGTACAAAACAAGATCTGTGATACCAAAAACATAAAACAGTCGAACAAAGGGAAACAGTTGGACGAGAAGAAAGTTCAGCAGCAGAATATAACCGAAATTAAAACGAAGTCCAAGAAAGATAAGAAAAATACTGAGAATAAGGAGAATGTGCTTCAACAGAACGCAGTAAACAAGAACAAAAGTCAACAGCAGAATGTTCCGAATAAGAAACAGAATAAGATGAACACTCCACCTCAAACACCGGCGTCTCAGAAGTCTTCGCAAAACTTGACTATCacaaatgataacaataaaaagTCAAAGGTTCAGCAGCAGGAGAAAAACAATCTGgtgaataagaataataagaatgtaAGCTCCAATGTCACGGTTAAACAAACGAAGAATGATAATCAAAAAGTTCAGAATAAGGTTTCAAATCAGACGACGACGGTAAAACAGCGATCGGAGATTCAATCCATACCCCAAGAACGTGTTAATTCACCGTTGAGTAATCAGTTCAAAGATATCGGCGCCAATTCTAAGATCAATATAGAGAATTTAAAACTACCACCTGGCATTACCATAACGAAGGTCGATGCTCCTGCGAAGCCTTTGCCAATCAGATCGGCACCTTTGCCCAAACCAGTGAATCCTCCTAAACAAACTACGATAATCGCTGCACCGATGAGCGGTGTTCAGTCCAGTTACGCGAGTCCTCAAGCGGGTGGAAATGTGATCGTAGTGGACACGGGAAAATTGAAGCAGGATCTTCTGCCCAAGTCCGCAGAAAAAG ACGTGCTTAAAGAAACACAACAAAGCCAAAGCAGTAGTagtaagaaaaagaagaagaagaacaagaACGCGGCCAACTCTGGTAACACGAATCAAACCACAGTACAAAGTGACCCCTTTACGAATGACCACCCGGACGAACCAGCCAGAATACTTCATAACCCAAACACGAACATGGTAACCATAAGGAACCCTGCGTTCGGTCCAATGAAGGTACCACCCACGCAACAGGCAGCCATCATAAAGGTGTCAGAGAATGGTATGGTCACCATACGAAGTCCAGCATTGCAACAGGCGATCAATGCTGGCCTCACGTCGCCGCCAAAGCCGGACTATATCGTGAAGGGTGATCTATCTAAAACGACGACGGATAACTCGAACTTGAAGCACCCTAACGGTATCATTCCCTCGAGTTTGGCGGAACTGCGAAGCAGGCTGACGCCAGATTGCACGGCGCTGAGTGGTCTCGCTAACATTCAGATCAGTAAAGTAACGAATGGTCAACCGATTCCGGAGAACGGGATCAACCTAAAGGGGACCAGCGTGACCCTGACCAAAGTGAGGACGGACACCAGCATGGAAGATGTTCAGAACGCTAAGACTGCTGTCAGGGAAGCGATAAACGCGTCCATTGCGGTGTCGAGTAGCGAAAAGagcaagaaaaagaagaaacgtgGAACTGGCACGAGACAGTGCGGGGATGACTGGAACCTCGTTG AGAGCGTATTCACGCCCAAAGATATAGACCTCGAGGACGGGGAAATGGACGATGCCGAGCGGGAGCTGGAAGCCTTCAAAAGATTCTGCCTGCAGTCGGTGCCGCCGCCGCGGAAGGAGAAAGTCAATCTCAACATCAAGGACATCGTGCTGAAGAAGAAGTCatcctcgtcgtcgtcgtcgtcgtcgtcatccTCGGCGGCTACCGCCGTCATCGCTGCGGATTGA